A genomic region of Bernardetia sp. ABR2-2B contains the following coding sequences:
- a CDS encoding cystathionine beta-synthase, producing the protein MIIAEDKTINYIKEVLENMPSDWIGLTTHRLDIYNESLAKTQFLEQFETLFEANNTKKSALEILPTAYDYIRLGHPLSSVLEWGIANLNNLPSKNIISFSSKTAPILAVLRKNLFEKKKTQILYTDELPTCFDAKVVKEVYGYDFEVKKIGSTEEIKEFNGSTVLVSEQKEIGKATLNSNIDFFISIHDELGSIIFINNSDTNDEYISEIQHVRRRETIAMTPADCYTALQSLVGNTSFEPTKFDTKKDKISVLESIKKITKADAKAVVGSSGLSVQYAIMMGLVNEAQEKHKGKAIKFIVPPNCYGGTNDQARRVAACLDNVEVMDLPVDGDNDMVSSTDSVLDKVAELDAVPYIIAEIPTNPRVEVPNLENLEKALSKKRKTPNGEEAIEPVFILDQTFCPNVNFLGENQILSTVKTISYVSGSKFPSGGKVTAGYATANEKAATLMENIEKHIILCDNEATDFQMSILAEQLPSMNQRIEGAYKNTRKFVNFIEEKLPTAKINFVSEELAAQGFTPSVFSLDLPTKGNTAEEKEAYKRELNDKLITMMIKKIPNESKYCVSYGQLKGVYWTIPATSTQGTTKESDKDYIARVSLSSNMDLEHHKEVFLEFVEQI; encoded by the coding sequence ATGATTATTGCAGAAGATAAAACCATCAACTATATAAAAGAAGTTCTAGAAAATATGCCAAGCGATTGGATAGGACTTACTACACACCGATTAGATATTTATAACGAATCTCTCGCCAAAACTCAATTTTTAGAGCAATTTGAAACTTTATTTGAGGCAAACAACACTAAAAAATCAGCATTAGAAATTCTACCTACGGCGTATGATTATATTCGTTTGGGACATCCGTTATCGTCTGTTTTGGAATGGGGAATTGCTAATCTAAATAATCTTCCTTCAAAAAACATTATTAGCTTTTCATCTAAGACTGCGCCTATTTTGGCTGTTTTGAGAAAGAATTTGTTTGAGAAAAAGAAAACGCAAATTCTTTACACAGATGAGCTACCAACTTGTTTTGATGCTAAAGTAGTGAAAGAAGTTTACGGTTATGATTTTGAAGTAAAAAAGATTGGAAGCACAGAAGAAATAAAAGAATTTAATGGAAGCACAGTTCTTGTTTCAGAACAAAAAGAAATTGGTAAAGCAACTCTGAACTCAAACATAGATTTCTTTATTTCTATTCACGATGAGCTTGGAAGTATTATTTTCATTAATAATTCTGATACTAATGACGAGTATATTTCAGAAATTCAGCACGTCAGAAGAAGAGAAACGATTGCCATGACTCCTGCTGATTGTTACACAGCATTACAGTCTTTGGTAGGAAATACTTCTTTTGAGCCTACAAAGTTTGATACTAAAAAAGACAAAATTTCTGTTTTAGAATCCATCAAAAAAATCACAAAAGCAGATGCAAAAGCTGTTGTAGGTTCTAGTGGCTTGTCGGTTCAGTACGCCATTATGATGGGACTTGTAAATGAAGCACAAGAAAAACACAAAGGAAAAGCTATCAAGTTTATTGTTCCTCCAAACTGTTATGGTGGCACAAATGACCAAGCAAGGCGTGTAGCTGCGTGTTTGGATAATGTAGAAGTAATGGATTTGCCTGTCGATGGCGATAACGATATGGTAAGCAGTACAGATTCGGTTTTGGATAAAGTGGCTGAACTAGATGCTGTTCCGTATATCATTGCCGAAATTCCGACCAACCCAAGAGTAGAAGTTCCAAATCTTGAAAATTTAGAAAAGGCATTGAGCAAAAAACGTAAAACTCCGAATGGAGAAGAAGCTATCGAACCTGTCTTCATTCTTGACCAAACTTTTTGCCCAAATGTAAACTTTTTAGGCGAAAATCAAATACTCTCTACTGTCAAGACGATTTCGTATGTGAGTGGCTCAAAGTTCCCAAGTGGAGGAAAAGTAACGGCTGGTTATGCCACGGCAAATGAGAAAGCAGCAACACTAATGGAAAATATAGAAAAACATATTATTCTTTGTGATAACGAAGCTACAGACTTTCAAATGTCTATTCTAGCAGAACAGCTACCTTCAATGAATCAGAGAATCGAAGGTGCATATAAAAACACTAGAAAGTTTGTCAATTTCATTGAAGAAAAACTTCCCACAGCAAAGATTAATTTTGTTTCGGAAGAGTTGGCAGCACAAGGATTTACGCCTTCTGTTTTTTCATTAGACCTTCCCACAAAAGGCAATACAGCAGAAGAAAAAGAAGCTTACAAGAGAGAATTAAACGATAAATTAATCACGATGATGATTAAAAAAATTCCTAATGAAAGCAAATATTGTGTGAGTTATGGACAGCTAAAAGGCGTTTATTGGACAATTCCTGCTACTTCTACACAAGGCACAACCAAAGAATCTGACAAAGATTATATTGCTCGTGTGTCGCTTTCTTCGAATATGGATTTGGAGCATCACAAAGAAGTATTTTTAGAATTTGTAGAACAGATTTAA
- a CDS encoding BamA/TamA family outer membrane protein, whose protein sequence is MKIFTNKVFIALFLIVLLSISTQKTANAQSENIQDSTKTETENHKKETFFDKVIDYVEFRNKADKLEDSTRFRSKFVISPIISYKPETNWGFGIGAKWLFKFKNASSKTRTSNMPISALYTLRKQVVVNSGYTVFFNDEKWILKGNLGYSKFPQQYYGIGNKSSLKNEELFEYQTLLISPLLMKRVVGKLFIGAGIRYNNIWDMELEKDGLLIQEQPLGFNGSVSAGIELAATYDSRDNVLNALDGSFYEFRHAFHGQALGGVPFQVTRVDLRQYFKLSHRNDILAFQGYGYFTDGSTPLGELAPLGGSDLMRGYYKGRFLDNNMIAAQMEYRFPIYEPIGMVLFAGAGDVYHTTSDLSFDNLKVGYGAGLRLKIVKSENLNIRFDVARGEKWNFYFGIAEAF, encoded by the coding sequence ATGAAAATTTTTACTAACAAAGTCTTTATAGCCTTATTCCTGATAGTTTTACTCTCTATTTCTACTCAAAAGACAGCCAATGCTCAATCTGAGAACATACAAGATTCTACAAAAACAGAGACTGAAAATCATAAAAAAGAAACCTTTTTTGATAAAGTAATTGATTACGTAGAGTTTAGAAATAAAGCTGATAAGCTAGAGGATTCTACTCGTTTTCGTAGCAAATTCGTCATCTCTCCTATTATTTCTTATAAACCAGAAACAAATTGGGGTTTTGGAATTGGTGCAAAGTGGTTGTTCAAGTTTAAAAATGCCAGTAGCAAAACCCGTACTTCGAATATGCCAATTTCGGCACTTTATACGCTCCGAAAGCAGGTTGTCGTAAACTCTGGTTATACGGTTTTCTTCAATGATGAGAAATGGATACTCAAAGGAAACTTAGGATATTCTAAATTTCCACAACAGTATTATGGAATTGGTAATAAAAGCTCTTTAAAGAATGAAGAGTTATTTGAATATCAGACCCTTCTAATTAGTCCTCTCTTAATGAAAAGAGTAGTAGGCAAACTCTTTATTGGTGCAGGTATTCGTTACAACAATATTTGGGATATGGAGCTAGAAAAAGATGGATTACTGATTCAAGAACAACCTCTTGGGTTTAATGGTTCTGTTTCGGCTGGTATCGAACTGGCTGCTACATATGATTCTAGAGATAATGTACTGAATGCTTTGGATGGTTCTTTCTATGAATTTAGACACGCCTTCCATGGACAAGCTTTGGGAGGTGTACCCTTCCAAGTAACGAGAGTAGATTTACGACAGTATTTCAAACTTTCTCATCGCAACGACATTCTAGCTTTTCAAGGCTATGGATATTTTACTGATGGAAGTACACCTTTAGGAGAGTTAGCTCCTTTGGGTGGTAGTGATTTGATGCGTGGATATTACAAAGGTCGTTTTTTAGATAATAATATGATAGCTGCTCAAATGGAATATCGCTTTCCTATTTATGAGCCTATCGGAATGGTTTTGTTTGCTGGTGCAGGAGATGTTTATCATACCACTTCAGATTTGAGTTTTGATAATTTAAAAGTAGGTTATGGAGCTGGTTTGCGTCTCAAAATTGTAAAATCTGAAAACCTCAATATTCGTTTTGATGTAGCAAGAGGTGAGAAATGGAACTTTTATTTTGGCATTGCAGAGGCTTTTTGA
- the dcd gene encoding dCTP deaminase: MILSDKEILTEIEKGTILVEPFDRECLGTNSYDVHLGKFLATYNDEVLDAKAHNKITTFEIPEEGFVLQPNTLYLGVTEEYTETLAHVPFLEGKSSVGRLGIDIHATAGKGDVGFCNAWTLEISVTQAVRIYAGMPIGQLIYFKVDGQIERPYNKKNSAKYNQRSEKPVESMMWKNKF; encoded by the coding sequence ATGATTTTATCAGATAAAGAAATACTAACCGAAATTGAAAAGGGAACTATCTTAGTTGAGCCCTTTGATAGAGAATGTTTGGGTACAAACTCCTATGATGTTCATTTAGGGAAGTTTTTGGCTACCTATAATGACGAAGTTTTAGATGCTAAGGCACACAACAAAATCACTACTTTTGAGATTCCAGAAGAGGGCTTTGTGCTTCAACCGAATACACTTTATTTGGGAGTAACAGAAGAATATACCGAAACACTTGCCCACGTTCCATTTTTAGAAGGAAAATCTAGCGTAGGAAGACTAGGAATTGATATTCATGCAACGGCAGGAAAAGGCGATGTAGGTTTTTGTAATGCTTGGACATTAGAAATTTCGGTTACACAAGCTGTTCGTATTTATGCTGGAATGCCAATTGGTCAGCTTATTTATTTTAAAGTAGATGGACAGATTGAAAGACCTTATAACAAGAAAAATTCTGCAAAATACAATCAGAGAAGCGAAAAACCAGTAGAATCTATGATGTGGAAAAATAAATTTTAA
- the gltX gene encoding glutamate--tRNA ligase: protein MSKDTNVRVRFAPSPTGALHIGGVRTALFNYLFAKKHGGEFIIRIEDTDQTRFVEGAEEYILEALEWIGITPTESPKHGGEYAPYRQSERKDMYKDYAMQLIENGHAYYAFDTSEDLEAMKERLKNAGVASPQYNSITRTQMRNSLTLPEDETKRLLESGEKYVIRLKVPRKEEVRLNDMIRNWVVVHSSAIDDKVLLKSDGMPTYHLANVVDDHLMKITHVIRGEEWLPSAPLHVLLYRYLGWEDTMPKFAHLPLILKPDGNGKLSKRDGAKFNMPVFPLEWNGKGTGDEKFEGFREWGFEPAAVVNFLALLGWNPGNNEELFSMEELIEAFDIARVNKAGARFDFDKAKWFNQQYLRNKPNSEIAEYLASKMVMNSLADTSYLEKLAEILKERAVFLSDFWEGSKVFLQAPSEYDEKLVAKKWNADAVKGLNSFVELLKNTESLEDEAQTKQLVYDAATNAGVKMGVVMLPLRLALTGAGSGPDLMEVAVLLGKEEVTLRIEKAINELEVKA from the coding sequence ATGAGTAAAGATACTAATGTAAGAGTACGTTTTGCGCCATCTCCAACAGGTGCATTGCATATCGGAGGAGTCCGTACTGCCCTTTTTAATTATTTATTTGCCAAAAAACATGGTGGCGAATTTATCATTCGTATAGAAGATACTGACCAAACTCGTTTTGTAGAAGGAGCAGAAGAATATATTTTGGAAGCCTTAGAGTGGATTGGAATTACGCCTACTGAAAGCCCAAAACATGGAGGAGAGTATGCGCCCTATCGCCAGTCTGAGCGAAAAGATATGTATAAAGATTATGCGATGCAGCTTATCGAAAACGGACATGCCTATTATGCTTTTGATACTTCAGAAGATTTAGAGGCAATGAAAGAACGTTTGAAAAATGCTGGTGTTGCTTCTCCTCAATACAACAGTATCACTCGTACACAAATGCGTAATTCTTTGACTTTACCAGAAGATGAAACAAAACGACTTTTGGAGAGTGGAGAAAAGTATGTTATTCGTTTGAAAGTTCCACGTAAGGAAGAAGTTCGTCTCAATGATATGATTCGTAATTGGGTGGTTGTTCATTCGTCTGCTATTGACGATAAAGTTTTATTAAAATCTGACGGAATGCCTACCTATCATTTGGCTAATGTTGTGGATGACCATTTGATGAAAATTACTCACGTTATTCGTGGCGAAGAGTGGCTTCCATCTGCTCCTTTGCACGTTCTTTTGTATCGTTATTTGGGTTGGGAAGACACGATGCCAAAATTTGCTCACTTGCCTTTGATTTTGAAACCAGACGGAAACGGAAAACTATCAAAACGTGATGGTGCAAAATTCAATATGCCTGTTTTTCCATTAGAATGGAACGGAAAAGGAACAGGAGATGAGAAATTTGAAGGTTTTAGAGAGTGGGGTTTTGAACCTGCTGCTGTCGTAAACTTTTTAGCTCTTTTGGGTTGGAATCCAGGGAATAATGAAGAGCTTTTCTCTATGGAAGAATTAATCGAAGCCTTTGATATTGCTAGAGTAAATAAAGCAGGTGCAAGATTTGATTTTGATAAAGCAAAATGGTTTAATCAGCAGTATCTACGCAACAAACCAAATAGTGAAATTGCAGAATACTTGGCTTCAAAAATGGTCATGAACTCCTTAGCTGATACTTCTTATTTGGAAAAATTAGCCGAAATATTGAAAGAACGTGCTGTCTTTTTGAGTGATTTTTGGGAAGGTTCTAAAGTTTTCTTACAAGCTCCATCTGAGTATGATGAGAAATTAGTTGCCAAAAAATGGAATGCTGATGCTGTAAAAGGATTAAACTCTTTTGTAGAACTTTTGAAAAATACAGAATCATTAGAGGACGAAGCACAAACAAAACAACTTGTTTATGATGCTGCTACAAATGCAGGTGTTAAAATGGGTGTTGTTATGTTACCTCTAAGACTTGCTCTGACGGGTGCAGGTTCAGGTCCCGATTTGATGGAAGTAGCTGTTCTTTTAGGAAAAGAAGAGGTTACTCTTAGAATTGAAAAGGCAATTAATGAATTGGAAGTAAAGGCTTAA
- the ribD gene encoding bifunctional diaminohydroxyphosphoribosylaminopyrimidine deaminase/5-amino-6-(5-phosphoribosylamino)uracil reductase RibD, protein MNEELYMQRALQLAEKGKGAVSPNPLVGCVIVAENKIIGEGYHATYGEAHAEVNALNSISEDDKNLLSQATVYVTLEPCSHFGKTPPCADALIKANVKKVVIATLDPNPLVAQNDAGRGIQKLKDAGIEVIVGMCEQEAKYQNRRFMTAFIKKRPYIILKWAQTADGFIARKDGTSKWISNAVSRKLVHKWRSEEDGILVGKNTVLQDNPKLNVREWTGKNPTRIILAGNGFEELNSSFSVFDDSQPTIFYSYSDNDKADNSKKTTFVDKFLQTELIELSQDNFWQTLFEDLHRKNIHSVFIEGGSKILHSLIENGFYDEIRRFIAPNVFFNEGFEAPKIAIAPIKTEIIEDNKFELITNYGLKITNE, encoded by the coding sequence ATGAACGAAGAACTATACATGCAACGTGCCTTACAACTTGCTGAAAAAGGCAAAGGTGCTGTAAGTCCGAATCCGTTAGTCGGTTGTGTAATTGTAGCCGAAAACAAAATTATTGGAGAAGGCTATCACGCAACATATGGAGAAGCACACGCAGAAGTAAATGCACTCAATAGTATTTCAGAAGATGATAAAAATCTACTTTCTCAAGCGACGGTTTATGTTACTTTAGAGCCTTGTAGTCATTTTGGAAAAACGCCTCCTTGTGCTGATGCGCTCATTAAAGCAAATGTCAAAAAAGTAGTTATTGCTACACTTGACCCAAATCCGTTGGTAGCTCAAAACGATGCAGGAAGAGGAATCCAAAAGCTAAAAGATGCAGGAATTGAGGTAATTGTAGGAATGTGTGAGCAGGAAGCAAAATACCAAAATAGACGTTTTATGACTGCTTTTATAAAAAAACGTCCGTATATTATCTTGAAATGGGCGCAAACAGCAGACGGATTTATAGCTAGAAAAGATGGTACTTCAAAATGGATTAGTAATGCTGTTTCTAGGAAATTAGTGCATAAATGGAGAAGCGAAGAAGACGGAATTTTGGTAGGAAAAAACACCGTTTTACAAGACAATCCAAAACTAAATGTAAGAGAATGGACAGGCAAAAACCCAACAAGAATTATCTTAGCAGGAAATGGTTTTGAAGAATTAAATTCTAGTTTTTCGGTTTTTGATGATTCGCAGCCTACAATTTTTTATTCTTATTCTGATAATGATAAGGCTGATAACTCAAAAAAGACTACTTTTGTAGATAAATTTTTACAAACTGAACTTATAGAGCTTAGTCAAGATAATTTTTGGCAAACACTCTTTGAAGATTTGCACCGTAAAAATATTCATTCTGTTTTTATAGAAGGAGGAAGTAAAATTCTTCATTCCTTGATAGAAAATGGGTTTTATGATGAAATCCGTCGTTTTATAGCTCCAAATGTCTTTTTTAACGAAGGCTTTGAAGCCCCAAAAATAGCTATTGCGCCTATTAAAACAGAGATAATTGAAGACAACAAGTTTGAATTAATTACGAATTACGGATTAAAGATTACGAATGAATAA
- a CDS encoding tetratricopeptide repeat protein gives MKNILLSLFIIGFLFCSCKEEVKEDLLTKAWEEINNKNYQQAEEYCNQILASSDTLHVDSLREIYLARHSARVMLDKWQLCLEDCQKMIELGDTSIDTKNMLGQAHSFLGNYDDAIQVYQKLANIDSEKFEPYFQIGDAYRMKREVDSAYKYFTMSIENKPLKNALAYNRRGRLYSEDKLYKKAIVDFDSAISQLEGSEHQCLAYTLRGEVYYQLEEIDKALRDFDNSIELCQDLVSPYYHRGFIYAQQNQKNEALENYKKAVDLDSTRLDIYWNMSRIYKKLGNKQELIYCYSAILKQEPANYSALELRGFIYSHLGDYESAIKDFDKIINADIEETDKDQTYELRGIVYLRLDKDEQACNDFHKAVSLGNKEAQRRINLVCK, from the coding sequence ATGAAAAATATACTATTGTCTCTTTTCATAATAGGCTTTCTTTTTTGTTCTTGCAAAGAGGAAGTTAAGGAAGATTTACTAACAAAAGCTTGGGAAGAGATTAACAATAAAAACTATCAACAAGCTGAAGAATACTGCAATCAAATTTTAGCCAGTAGTGATACTTTACATGTAGACTCACTTAGAGAAATATATTTAGCTCGTCATTCTGCAAGAGTTATGCTGGATAAATGGCAGCTATGTTTAGAGGATTGTCAAAAAATGATAGAATTAGGAGATACTTCTATCGATACGAAGAATATGTTAGGACAAGCCCATTCCTTTCTAGGGAATTATGATGATGCCATACAAGTATATCAAAAATTAGCAAATATTGATTCTGAAAAATTTGAGCCTTATTTTCAAATAGGAGATGCTTATAGAATGAAAAGGGAGGTTGATAGTGCTTACAAGTATTTTACTATGTCAATAGAAAACAAACCCTTAAAAAACGCTCTTGCATACAACAGGCGAGGAAGATTGTATAGTGAAGATAAGCTATATAAGAAAGCAATAGTAGATTTTGATTCTGCAATCTCACAACTTGAAGGCTCAGAACACCAATGTTTGGCTTATACATTGCGAGGCGAAGTTTACTATCAGTTAGAAGAAATAGACAAGGCTCTAAGAGACTTCGATAATTCTATTGAACTATGTCAAGATTTAGTTTCCCCTTATTACCATAGAGGATTTATTTATGCACAACAAAACCAAAAAAACGAAGCATTAGAAAACTATAAGAAGGCTGTAGATTTGGACAGCACACGCTTAGATATATATTGGAATATGAGTAGAATATATAAAAAATTAGGCAACAAGCAAGAATTAATCTATTGTTACTCAGCGATATTGAAACAAGAACCTGCTAATTATAGTGCATTAGAACTAAGAGGTTTTATTTACTCACATTTAGGTGATTATGAAAGTGCTATTAAAGATTTTGATAAAATTATTAATGCAGATATTGAAGAAACAGATAAAGACCAAACCTATGAGTTACGTGGAATAGTTTATCTTAGGTTAGATAAAGATGAACAAGCCTGTAACGATTTTCATAAAGCTGTAAGTCTAGGAAATAAAGAGGCACAGAGAAGAATAAATTTAGTGTGTAAATGA
- a CDS encoding ATP-binding cassette domain-containing protein, whose translation MARDDFNADTKNRLAKRAGYQCSICKKLTISASEESNKSVNSTGVAAHISGASDGRGSRRYDPQISHEERKSIENGIWLCSEHANYIDRDEFKYSTEKLLSIKKEHEKQISLKHEGLDIKNGSLYEIEVNNICLFNSNIKIRLKKNNVFIGNNGTGKSTLCQIISSLENSKYLNLIKLKSKGQNGYFKLKFIKSVSSKYRVIVNSNSRIEYEVDEVETPILDSPVKTLYLEEKFMAYVNNSYDFKSITTAKKISKFFNLKKSELISLLYSIRNKRKYFIHDLEITNSKELEFKIKNSAPFLPLANLSGGESVKVCLEIILQLAIYFSKFRPTILLIEKGVIHSLDTDGIKYLMKIIVEENFLFQFIFVDYDKEMDYIYPDMNVLKFINENGVSSVKTIN comes from the coding sequence GTGGCTAGAGATGACTTTAATGCTGATACCAAGAACAGACTTGCTAAGAGAGCAGGATATCAATGTTCGATATGCAAAAAACTTACAATTAGTGCATCAGAAGAATCTAATAAATCCGTTAATTCAACTGGAGTAGCAGCACACATTAGTGGAGCGTCAGATGGAAGAGGTAGCAGAAGATATGACCCTCAAATAAGTCATGAGGAGAGAAAAAGTATAGAAAATGGTATTTGGCTATGTTCAGAACATGCTAACTATATTGACAGAGATGAATTTAAATACTCTACAGAAAAGCTATTAAGTATTAAAAAGGAACATGAGAAACAAATAAGTTTAAAACATGAAGGGCTCGACATAAAGAACGGTTCTTTGTATGAAATAGAAGTAAATAATATATGTCTATTTAATTCAAATATTAAGATTAGACTCAAAAAAAACAATGTATTTATTGGAAATAATGGTACAGGTAAATCAACACTTTGTCAAATAATTTCTTCATTAGAGAATAGTAAATATCTTAATCTAATTAAATTAAAGTCAAAAGGACAAAATGGATATTTCAAGCTAAAATTTATTAAGTCCGTAAGTTCAAAGTACAGAGTGATTGTAAATTCTAATAGTAGAATTGAGTATGAGGTTGATGAAGTTGAAACACCTATTTTAGACTCTCCAGTAAAAACACTTTACTTAGAAGAAAAATTTATGGCTTATGTCAATAATTCATATGATTTTAAAAGCATAACTACGGCTAAAAAAATTTCTAAGTTTTTTAATCTCAAAAAGAGTGAACTGATAAGTCTGTTATACTCTATTAGAAATAAAAGAAAGTATTTCATTCATGACTTGGAAATCACAAATAGTAAAGAGTTAGAGTTTAAAATAAAAAATTCTGCACCTTTTCTACCTCTAGCAAACCTTTCTGGTGGAGAATCAGTAAAAGTATGCCTTGAAATTATTTTACAATTAGCAATATATTTTTCTAAATTTCGTCCTACTATTCTTCTAATTGAAAAAGGTGTCATACATTCTCTAGATACTGATGGAATAAAATATCTAATGAAAATTATCGTAGAAGAAAATTTTTTATTTCAGTTCATCTTTGTAGATTATGACAAGGAGATGGATTACATCTATCCAGATATGAATGTCTTAAAGTTTATAAATGAGAATGGAGTGAGTAGTGTCAAAACAATAAATTGA
- a CDS encoding DUF1801 domain-containing protein translates to MSENKIKQNENSVENFLNSIENEQRKKDAFEVLELMKSITGLEPKMWGDSMVGFGSYHYKYESGREGDYFITGLAPRKANLSIYIIDGFGKYEELLEKLGKHKTSVSCLYITKLDKIDKNILKEIITKSFNYMCKNYPVELN, encoded by the coding sequence ATGTCAGAAAACAAAATCAAACAAAACGAAAATAGCGTTGAAAATTTCCTCAACAGTATAGAAAATGAGCAGCGCAAAAAAGATGCTTTTGAAGTATTGGAATTAATGAAATCTATAACTGGACTTGAACCCAAAATGTGGGGAGATAGTATGGTTGGCTTTGGTTCGTATCATTATAAGTATGAAAGTGGAAGAGAAGGCGATTATTTTATTACAGGACTTGCACCACGAAAAGCAAACTTGTCTATCTATATTATTGATGGATTTGGAAAATATGAAGAACTTCTAGAAAAACTGGGGAAACATAAAACAAGCGTTTCTTGTCTTTATATTACCAAGTTAGATAAAATTGATAAGAATATTTTGAAGGAAATCATTACAAAATCATTTAATTATATGTGTAAAAATTATCCTGTAGAATTGAATTAA
- a CDS encoding S41 family peptidase, whose product MKNILLTIFTFFLLSFSLYAQKSIDDSFSQKKMQKDLKLFKNIREKANSGLYKYRSKNEIDSIYRWAESQIEKSSTYRDFYNIIWELTDFEGSLHNGLNLPAKIYASIKAEKTGYFPFPVKLIEGKLRINMNSTKIPLGVEIISINNTSIKDILPNLHKYYTTDGFNKTGKTIGINGRFSYYYRLHYGKQKQFLVTYKTEKSNEVLTQTIQSVSYAKYKKDFIEKRHSLPYDRNSYLSEEEDKPYSFEMLENDIAKLTINTFSIGGHAKDPIHIRYTEFLDSVFILLKEKDVKNLIVDVRHNGGGTDPNDLVTYSYLSSRNFRENKQAWVSFNKIPYLRYIKGVVPFYLKPIAKIVYTKQLREEFPIEKEGKYYQDSTSADHKVRTPNKNAFTGQVYLMITPRVASAGSLFAAMSASEKNTIVVGEETQGGYYGHNGHTSVSYTLPKSKLETFFSIVNLEQDVPNKENQPLGSGVKPNYEVVQSYEDFIKNEDTQLNYVLELIKNK is encoded by the coding sequence ATGAAAAACATACTCCTCACTATTTTTACTTTCTTTCTATTATCTTTTTCTCTGTATGCTCAAAAAAGTATAGATGATTCATTTTCTCAAAAGAAAATGCAGAAAGATTTGAAGTTATTCAAAAATATTCGTGAAAAAGCGAATTCAGGGCTTTATAAATATCGAAGCAAAAACGAAATTGATAGCATATACAGATGGGCAGAAAGTCAAATAGAAAAATCCTCTACTTACCGAGATTTTTATAATATCATTTGGGAACTAACAGATTTTGAAGGAAGTCTTCATAATGGTCTGAATTTACCAGCAAAAATATATGCTTCTATTAAAGCAGAAAAAACAGGATATTTTCCTTTTCCTGTAAAGCTCATTGAAGGAAAACTCAGAATAAATATGAACTCTACAAAAATACCTTTAGGAGTAGAAATTATTTCAATAAATAATACTTCAATAAAAGATATTTTACCTAATTTACATAAATACTATACAACTGATGGTTTCAACAAAACTGGAAAAACGATTGGTATAAATGGACGCTTTAGCTACTATTATCGTCTTCACTATGGAAAACAAAAGCAATTTTTAGTTACTTACAAAACAGAAAAATCAAATGAGGTTCTAACTCAAACTATTCAAAGTGTAAGTTATGCAAAATATAAAAAAGACTTTATAGAGAAGCGTCATTCTTTACCCTATGATAGAAATTCTTATTTGTCAGAAGAGGAAGATAAACCTTATTCTTTTGAGATGCTAGAAAATGATATTGCCAAACTTACCATAAATACTTTTTCTATAGGTGGACATGCTAAAGACCCTATTCATATTCGTTATACTGAATTTTTGGATAGTGTATTTATATTATTAAAAGAAAAAGATGTGAAAAATTTAATTGTTGATGTAAGACATAATGGGGGAGGAACAGATCCAAATGATTTGGTGACTTATTCTTATCTTTCTTCAAGAAATTTTAGGGAAAACAAACAAGCTTGGGTGTCTTTTAATAAGATTCCATATTTGAGATACATAAAAGGAGTAGTACCATTTTATTTGAAGCCTATTGCTAAGATTGTTTATACAAAACAATTAAGGGAAGAGTTTCCTATTGAAAAAGAAGGCAAATATTATCAAGATTCTACTAGTGCTGACCATAAGGTTCGTACACCAAATAAAAATGCTTTTACGGGACAAGTATATTTGATGATTACTCCTAGAGTTGCTTCTGCTGGAAGTTTGTTTGCTGCTATGAGTGCATCAGAAAAAAATACTATTGTGGTAGGAGAAGAAACACAAGGAGGGTATTATGGACACAATGGACATACATCAGTAAGTTATACCTTACCAAAATCTAAATTAGAAACTTTTTTTTCTATTGTTAATTTAGAACAAGATGTTCCAAATAAAGAAAATCAACCTCTTGGAAGTGGAGTCAAACCAAATTATGAAGTAGTTCAGTCCTACGAGGACTTTATCAAAAATGAAGATACACAACTTAATTATGTATTAGAATTGATAAAGAATAAATAG